The DNA segment ATGAGGGCGGCCTCACCGTCGGCGTTGGAGAAGAAATTGAGGTCCATGTCGTATTTCTTGATGCAACCGGTGCCGAAGCCCACCTCGATGAAGTAGAGGCTGTGGATGAACATGGACATGAGGAAGTCTTTGCCTTGGGCTTATCGGAGTACGATTCCGCTATGATTGAGATCCATCTGGAACATGAAGAGGGACACGCCGAAGATGAACACGCACACGGTGAAGAAGAACACGGTGAAGAATTAGGATTTGGACTCGAGGGATTGAAGGCAGGCGAAACGAGCATCAAACTTCAACTCCTTCACGGGGACCATCCAGATTTCACGGGAGCACTTCTGATACCGGTAAAGGTTGAATAAGGGGACTCCCATGTTAAGCACTTGTTCAAGCACTTGTGCCTGTCCGCAGAGGTCTCCCACGGTAGGGATGCTTAGAAAGCGTCCCTATCTATTCGTGTTTGTGTCTGGGATAATAGTATGCCTATTTTGCTATCTCAAGGATTCCCAAAGTGCTCGGAACTCAACGCGATCCTTGGAAGGGGAAGTTATCGAAGTACGGACGCATGCTCGACTTGGTGGCGTGAGAGTCCAGATTACGGGACTTGAAGGAAGCGTCCGGACCGATG comes from the Candidatus Poribacteria bacterium genome and includes:
- a CDS encoding carboxypeptidase-like regulatory domain-containing protein, whose protein sequence is MLSTCSSTCACPQRSPTVGMLRKRPYLFVFVSGIIVCLFCYLKDSQSARNSTRSLEGEVIEVRTHARLGGVRVQITGLEGSVRTDANGRFKFDAVPEGQQTLQFLKVGYQRLEQVIDVNASTLYLKIELETLPFQLQTIRVYGSNRSLSQF